Proteins encoded within one genomic window of Triticum aestivum cultivar Chinese Spring chromosome 2D, IWGSC CS RefSeq v2.1, whole genome shotgun sequence:
- the LOC123048991 gene encoding uncharacterized protein yields the protein MPPRRPPPAAAAAHSGTQPRPHTAPLLFLPPHLSLSFQTLDHLPAPSPSPRRSSRSGRMRRRPPPWSSRRRRGTRRRRPRGAWRSRPRRPGTWPPATRSPSSSTSRPRRRGPLQGWMRGSEVDIQVRKLYCNNRADPKLPISMEDAGRSAEEFAIAESKGVPLVHVGQDTRLDYRVIDVRTLANQAIFRMQHQVENIGICSCL from the exons ATGCCCCCCCGCcggccgccaccggccgccgccgccgctcactcGGGCACCCAGCCACGACCTCACACcgcccctctcctcttcctcccgcctcacctctctctctccttccaaaCCCTAGACCACCTCCCTGCCCCGTCCCCGTCACCGAGGAGGAGCTCGCGCTCGGGGAGGATGAGGAGACGGCCGCCTCCATGGAGCAGCAGAAGGAGGAGGGGCacgcggcggcggcgaccaagaGGCGCATGGCGCAGCCGACCAAGAAGGCCGGGAACATGGCCACCGGCGACAAGGAGCCCGAGTTCCTCGACGAGCCGTCCTCGCCGACGAGGCCCGCTACAGGGATGGATGAGAGGATCTGAG GTGGATATTCAGGTCAGGAAGCTCTACTGCAACAACAGGGCTGACCCGAAGCTACCAATCAGCATGGAGGATGCCGGACGGAGTGCTGAGGAGTTTGCAATAGCTGAATCA AAGGGAGTGCCACTTGTCCATGTTGGTCAGGACACACGCTTGGACTATCGAGTTATTGATGTCCGAACACTAGCAAATCAAGCCATTTTCCGTATGCAGCATCAAGTTGAAAACATTGGTATTTGTTCTTGCCTTTAG